The following are encoded in a window of Ricinus communis isolate WT05 ecotype wild-type chromosome 4, ASM1957865v1, whole genome shotgun sequence genomic DNA:
- the LOC8288970 gene encoding protein MODIFIER OF SNC1 1: protein MTSSMLSGEKRWASARRGGMTVLGKVAVPKPINLPSQRLENHGLDPNVEIVPKGTHSWGSRSSSSSSNAWGSATLSPNADGGTGSPSHLSGRPSSSGTGTRPSTAGSERTHDPVTNAWGSNSRPSSSSGALTSNQTSHPALRPRSAETQPGSSQLSRFAEPLSDNSVAWSGTGTSEKLGVTSSKVDGFSLTSGDFPTLGSEKDISAKNIDSQEYASQGRPGSSAGLASGKEGTRDSAGEVSVNVNTKIGAAGSWRKDNSTYGEDGPRSNAEKWHADSQSYPNSSIPPQHYDAWHGPPVNNHPTGVWYRGPPGGPPFGSPIAPGGFPMEPFPYYHPQLPRPALANPQPVPPPGAGRPRGPHPKNGDMYRHHMHDAYIRPGMPLRPGFYPGPVPYDGYYGPPMGYCNSNERDASFMGMAMGPNAYNRYPGQNVPDPGNSHGRTSGYGPSSKAMVSEQIEAVQPQDPRGPYKVLLKHHDSWEGKDEEQKCDDLIKTNPPYSLNEHSRKSSWENGRRADNKKDDDVDARRVLVGEGASSETVDNQVVPMKVKSPEHMGYVNPYSDGLGKKKFEHAATIPEVPTAPKDSSLIQKIEGLNAKARSSDGRQDSKSVSGREEQMNKLEVGNALASRATNEVGFDSLSHERTRSGGINNTAPQEDRFSSGDKILESAVVSGTTISRRSAHGMHGRTDHRGKGRVNTPETDGWRKKSDIVDLQNAASTVHNEISSVSVGQHHISADAGQNFGSQPSGKDNLESIPPVSDPSDSQRVKMRELAKRLKQREKEEEERLREQRAKALAKLEELNRRTQAGEVATEKLETAPTSNIQNKKDESLNLSQQTAASSKSGASSSSLGSKTNTIAQSRHKESTAADPPSAVTDKPRASSSARDSSLSMVAQNSGSSVNRVEKSTSVASTALLEPKTAHFESGVVHEQLKSFQQDGSNADAARAGSTSRVHDSSASKQKRTGYRQKHNALGKNSSEKSFSSSATDTSKIHTDFATVTSKVDNDIAADAATSSESVAEEFVSNCESNLSVNLSLTAESSAHTRRKNKSGKNKHKLEEASSATSSASKVSKDMTTLDTLVESAKPKPSEAMLDLNSGLSQIELKDANQSSELCYEEAHNRVNNQWKSHHHRRMMRNQQGNKSAEKNHNGDAVVWAPVRSQNKTEVSDEPNQNTIVESMVLSSKSDQQAQNNPRNKRAEMERYIPKPAAKELSQQAVVSLTNQITSDEIVERPGSVDTESSQTSGTTMGKAGLSVESRNGDGRQNKSGKVHGSWRQRGVAESTTNPSRSFQKSMEDHQHQKPDLSSMKEQPGHPDEWNFSDGWNMPENPDTAVTLPVLKDQGLVARGKRQPHKGHKANHNPDEKRTGGGDTEKVYFQPTAPKMHQKDSFVASKENHAVGEQSTSHWQPKSQSFSSTNQLGSRPNNSVNVGPEGVRANKKESTQGGGLLPQPDKDTIRHHSHHDQSPFESGNLEEGPAVGHQEPKRERKIGGHRGRPGSPIESSSHSNMDGGQDHRMSSGFRKSGNLNNRFGREHDSWGDWNGSGKDNKQQHNASAIRESQRHNSHYEYQPVGPQKNNKANNFEPPKEGSHNSGGRYRERGQTRRGGGNFYGRQSGGIQIDSGYE, encoded by the exons ATGACATCAAGCATGTTATCTGGAGAGAAAAG ATGGGCTTCTGCAAGAAGAGGTGGTATGACTGTGTTGGGCAAAGTTGCTGTTCCAAAACCTATAAACTTACCCAGCCAAAG GTTAGAAAATCACGGTCTTGATCCAAATGTTGAAATTGTTCCCAA GGGTACTCATAGTTGGGGCAGTAGATCATCTTCTTCCTCATCAAATGCATGGGGTTCTGCCACTCTGTCTCCTAATGCTGATGGAGGTACTGGTTCACCAAGTCACCTCAGTGGCCGCCCTTCATCCAGTGGAACTGGGACTCGACCATCAACTGCTGGTAGCGAGAGAACCCACGACCCTGTTACTAATGCATGGGGTTCAAATTCTAGGCCATCATCGTCTTCTGGAGCATTGACATCAAATCAGACATCCCACCCAGCGTTGCGCCCCCGCAGTGCAGAAACACAACCTGGTAGCTCACAGTTATCCCGGTTTGCTGAACCTTTGTCGGATAACTCAGTGGCATGGAGTGGAACTGGAACATCAGAAAAGTTG GGAGTGACATCCTCTAAGGTTGATGGGTTTTCTTTGACTTCTGGAGATTTTCCGACTCTTGGCTCTGAAAAAGACATTTCTGCAAAAAATATAGACTCTCAAG AATATGCATCTCAGGGTCGTCCTGGTTCTTCAGCTGGATTGGCATCGGGCAAAGAGGGGACTAGGGATTCTGCAG GCGAGGTTTCTGTAAATGTGAATACGAAGATTGGAGCTGCAGGTTCCTGGAGAAAAGATAATTCTACGTATGGTGAAGATGGACCCAGGTCTAATGCAGAGAAGTGGCATGCTGATTCCCAATCATATCCTAACTCTAGTATTCCCCCTCAGCATTATGATGCTTGGCACGGTCCACCTGTAAATAACCATCCAACTGGTGTTTGGTATAGAGGGCCACCAGGAGGTCCTCCATTTGGGTCTCCAATTGCACCTGGGGGCTTTCCCATGGAACCATTTCCTTATTACCATCCACAGCTTCCCCGTCCTGCGCTTGCCAATCCACAGCCTGTTCCCCCACCAGGCGCTGGACGACCTAGGGGCCCCCACCCAAAGAATGGAGATATGTACAGACATCACATGCATGATGCTTACATTCGACCTGGCATGCCGCTTAGGCCTGGGTTTTATCCTGGACCAGTTCCTTATGATGGATATTATGGTCCTCCCATGGGCTACTGCAATTCTAATGAACGAGATGCTTCATTTATGGGGATGGCAATGGGCCCTAATGCCTACAACAGGTATCCTGGTCAAAATGTTCCTGATCCTGGTAATTCCCATGGAAGAACCAGTGGATATGGTCCTAGTAGTAAGGCAATGGTTTCAGAACAAATAGAAGCTGTTCAACCTCAAGACCCTCGAGGACCGTACAAAGTTCTTCTGAAGCACCATGATAGTTGGGAGGGAAAAGATGAGGAGCAGAAGTGCGATGATTTGATAAAAACTAATCCCCCATATTCTCTAAATGAGCATTCAAGAAAGTCATCATGGGAGAATGGGCGGAGGGCAGATAACAAGAAGGATGATGATGTAGATGCAAGAAGAGTGCTAGTTGGTGAAGGTGCTTCATCTGAGACTGTTGACAATCAAGTTGTTCCTATGAAAGTGAAGTCACCTGAACATATGGGATATGTGAATCCATATAGTGACGGTTtaggtaaaaagaaatttgaacatGCAGCTACCATTCCAGAAGTGCCAACTGCTCCAAAAGATTCTAGCTTGATTCAGAAAATAGAAGGCTTAAATGCTAAAGCCCGGTCATCGGATGGCCGACAAGATTCTAAATCTGTTTCAGGTAGGGAGGAGCAGATGAATAAACTGGAAGTTGGTAATGCCTTGGCCAGTCGTGCTACAAATGAAGTTGGTTTTGACTCTTTATCCCATGAGAGGACTCGATCTGGTGGAATTAACAATACTGCACCACAAGAAGACCGCTTTTCTTCTGGAGATAAGATCCTTGAATCTGCAGTAGTCAGTGGAACAACTATCTCCAG GAGATCTGCTCATGGCATGCATGGTAGAACTGACCATCGCGGTAAAGGAAGAGTTAATACACCAGAGACTGATGGCTGGAGGAAAAAATCTGATATTGTAGACCTACAAAATGCGGCATCAACTGTACACAATGAAATATCTTCTGTTTCTGTCGGGCAACACCATATTTCTGCAGATGCCGGTCAGAATTTTGGGTCACAACCTTCAGGAAAGGACAATTTGGAGTCCATACCACCTGTTTCTGATCCAAGTGACAGCCAG CGTGTTAAGATGAGAGAGCTAGCCAAGCGACTTAAACAGCgagagaaggaagaagaagaacgaTTAAGAGAGCAGAGGGCCAAGGCTCTTGCTAAATTGGAAGAGTTGAACAGGAGAACACAAGCAGGGGAAGTTGCAACTGAGAAGTTGGAAACTGCTCCTACCAGCAATATCCAGAACAAGAAAGATGAATCCTTAAATCTTAGTCAGCAAACTGCTGCTTCAAGCAAATCTGGAGCATCAAGTTCATCTTTAGGTTCCAAGACAAATACAATAGCACAGAGTAGGCATAAGGAATCCACGGCTGCTGATCCACCAAGTGCAGTTACTGACAAACCTAGAGCATCAAGCTCAGCCCGGGATTCTAGCCTAAGTATGGTTGCTCAGAACAGTGGAAGTAGTGTGAATAGAGTAGAGAAATCCACCAGCGTGGCAAGCACTGCACTTCTGGAACCAAAAACTGCACACTTTGAATCCGGTGTGGTGCATGAGCAATTGAAGTCTTTCCAACAGGATGGTAGTAATGCTGATGCTGCTCGCGCCGGTAGTACTTCACGGGTTCATGACAGTAGTGCTTCTAAGCAGAAGCGTACAGGCTATAGACAAAAGCACAATGCCCTGGGAAAGAATTCCAGTGAGaagtctttttcttcttctgcaACTGACACATCAAAAATTCATACTGATTTTGCAACTGTCACATCAAAAGTTGATAATGATATTGCAGCTGATGCTGCTACATCTTCTGAGAGTGTTGCCGAAGAATTCGTCTCAAACTGTGAGTCAAATTTGTCTGTCAATTTGAGTCTGACGGCTGAGTCTTCAGCGCATACTAGAAGGAAGAACAAGAGTGGTAAGAACAAGCACAAATTGGAGGAGGCATCATCTGCAACATCTTCAGCATCAAAAGTATCAAAGGATATGACTACTTTGGACACTTTGGTCGAAAGTGCCAAGCCAAAGCCTTCTGAAGCAATGTTGGATCTTAACTCGGGCCTGTCCCAAATCGAATTGAAGGATGCAAACCAGTCCTCGGAATTGTGCTATGAAGAAGCTCATAATAGAGTAAATAATCAGTGGAAATCTCATCATCATCGCAGGATGATGAGAAACCAACAAGGTAATAAATCAGCTGAGAAAAATCACAATGGTGATGCTGTTGTCTGGGCTCCTGTGCGGTCGCAAAATAAAACTGAGGTTTCTGATGAACCCAATCAGAATACTATAGTTGAGTCTATGGTTTTGTCATCAAAGAGTGATCAACAGGCACAGAACAATCCAAGAAACAAGAGGGCAGAAATGGAGAGATACATTCCGAAACCTGCAGCCAAAGAATTGTCTCAGCAAGCAGTTGTTTCTTTAACCAATCAGATTACATCAGATGAGATTGTTGAAAGGCCTGGATCTGTGGATACTGAAAGTTCCCAAACCTCTGGTACAACTATGGGAAAGGCAGGTCTCAGCGTGGAGTCTAGGAATGGGGATGGTAGGCAGAACAAGTCTGGGAAAGTGCACGGATCATGGCGACAACGGGGTGTAGCCGAGTCAACTACAAATCCTAGCAGGAGTTTTCAAAAATCAATGGAAGATCATCAACACCAGAAGCCTGATTTATCTTCCATGAAAGAGCAACCAGGGCATCCTGATGAATGGAATTTTTCTGATGGTTGGAACATGCCTGAAAATCCTGATACAGCTGTTACCCTTCCTGTTTTAAAAGATCAGGGTTTGGTTGCTAGGGGAAAGCGGCAACCACATAAGGGTCACAAAGCCAATCACAATCCTGATGAGAAGAGAACTGGTGGCGGAGACACTGAGAAGGTGTATTTTCAACCTACAGCTCCTAAAATGCATCAAAAAGACTCATTTGTAgcttcaaaagaaaatcatgCTGTTGGGGAACAATCAACATCTCATTGGCAGCCTAAGTCTCAGTCATTTTCATCCACTAATCAACTAGGAAGCCGGCCTAATAACAGTGTGAATGTAGGCCCTGAAGGTGTTAGGGCTAATAAAAAGGAGTCAACTCAGGGTGGGGGGTTGCTGCCTCAACCAGATAAGGATACAATTAGGCATCATTCTCATCATGATCAGTCTCCATTCGAGAGTGGCAATTTGGAAGAAGGTCCAGCTGTTGGACATCAAGAACCTAAGAGAGAAAGGAAGATTGGTGGACACAGAGGACGCCCTGGTAGTCCCATCGAATCTTCATCCCACTCAAATATGGATGGCGGACAAGACCATCGCATGTCTTCGGGCTTCCGGAAAAGTGGAAATCTGAATAACCGTTTTGGTAGAGAGCATGATTCTTGGGGAGATTGGAATGGATCTGGAAAAGATAACAAGCAACAACATAATGCATCAGCAATCAGGGAAAGCCAGAGACATAATTCCCACTATGAATACCAGCCAGTTGGGCCCcagaaaaataacaaagcaAACAACTTTGAACCTCCAAAAGAGGGATCTCATAATTCTGGTGGAAGGTATAGAGAAAGAGGTCAGACAAGGCGTGGTGGTGGAAACTTTTATGGACGACAAAGTGGCGGTATTCAAATAGATTCTGGTTATGAGTAG